Genomic window (Microcaecilia unicolor chromosome 8, aMicUni1.1, whole genome shotgun sequence):
cagctgaaatcgcagatactgtctgtgagctggcagtatcgggatgtgtgtgtaggcatccttcaagtccagagagcatagccaatcgttttcctgaatcatgggaagaagggtgcccagggaaagcatcctgaacttttcttttacgagatatttgttcagggcccttaggtctaggatgggacgcatcccccctgttttcttttccacaaggaagtacctggaatagaatcccagcccttcttgcccggatggcacgggctcgaccgcattggcgctgagaagggcggagagttcctctgcaagtacctgcttgtgctggaagctgtaagactgagctcccggtggacaatttggaggttttgaggccaaattgagggtgtatccttgccggactatttgcagaacccactgatcggaggttatgagaggccacctttggtgaaaagctttcaacctccccccgaccggcaggtcgcccggcactgacacttggatgtcggctatgctctgctggagccagtcaaaagctcgccccttgcttttgctggggagccgcggggccttgctgaggcgcacgctgctgacgagagcgagcgcgctggggcttagcctgggccgcaggctgtcgagaaggaggattgtacctatgcttgccagaagagtagggaacagtcctccttccccccaaaaatcttctacctgtagaggtagatgctgaaggctgccggcgggagaacttgtcgaatgcggtatcccgctggtggagatgctctaccacctgctcgaccttctctccaaaaatattgtccgcacggcaaggcgagtccgcaatccgctgctggagtctattctccaggtcggaggcacgcagccatgagagcctgcgcatcaccacaccttgagcagcggccctggacgcaacatcaaaggtgtcatacacccctctggccaggaattttctgcacgcctgcagctgcctgaccacctcctgaaaaggcttggcttgctcaggggggagagcatcaaccaagcccgccaactgccgcacattgttccgcatgtgtatgctcgtgtagagctggtaagactggattttggccacgagcatagaggaatggtaggccttcctcccaaaggagtctaaggttctagagtctttgcccgggggcgccgaagcatgctccctagaactcttagccttctttagggccagatccacaactccagagtcgtgaggcaactgagtgcgcatcagctctgggtccccatggatccggtactgggactcgatcttcttggggatgtggggattacttagtggcttggtccagttcgcaagcaatgtctttttcaggacatggtgcaagggaacagtggacgcttccttaggtggagaaggatagtccaggagctcaaacatttcagccctgggctcgtcctccacaaccaccgggaaggggatggccgtagacatctcccggacaaaggaagcaaaagacagactctcgggaggagaaagctgtctctcaggagagggagtgggatcggaaggaagaccttcagactcctcgtcagagaaatatctggggtcttcttcctcttcccatgaggcctcaccctcggtgtcagacacaagttcacggacctgtgtctgcaacctcgcccggctcgactccgtggagccacgtccacgatgggggcgtcgagaggtagactccctcgcccgcatcggcgaagctccctccgctgacgtagtcggggagccctcctgggaggtggccgcagtcggcaccgcacgcggtaccgacgtcggggacctcaccccgggcgatgggccagccggcgccacgctcgacggtaccggaggcgcaagcaccgccggtaccggaggggtagggcgcaacagctctcccagaatctctgggagaacggcccggaggctctcgttcagagcggctgcagagaaaggcatggaggccgatgcaggcgtcgacgtcagaacctgttccgggcgtggatgctgttccgggctgtccagagtggagcgcatcgacacctcctgaacagagggtgagcggtcctctcggtgccgatgcctgctgggtgccgactccctcggcgacccagagctctcggtgccgacgcggggaggagaccggtgtcgatgcttcttcgacttcttccgaagcatgtcaccggagctccctggcaccgacgaggaggacgtagaatccagccgtcgcttcctcggggccgaggtcgaagcaggtcgatcccgggggggctgtaccgcaggagccctcagggtagggggagacccacccgaaggctcaccgccaccagcaggggaatggacagccctcacctgcactcctgacgatgcaccaccgtccgacgacatcagcagacgaggtcccggtaccaccgacgccgatgcagctatccgatgtctcggcgccgatgcagagggccgaagcctcgatgcactggcggccgaggatgaaggtctggacgctgacgacgtcgatgcactcgatgaccccggtgccgatgccgacgaagagcccgagaacaaaacgttccactgggccaatctcgctacctgagtccgcctttgtaacagggaacacaggctacagttctgaggacggtgctcggcccccagacactgaagacacgaagagtgcctatcagtgagcgaggttacccgggcgcactgggtgcacttcttgaagccgctggaaggcttcgatgtcatgggcggaaaaatcacgccggcgaaatcaaaatccgaaatgacgaatttgagcaccaaaaactttgagggagaaaaatctcgaccgaggccgaaaagaggcctaccccgacgacgaaagaaaacttaccggggcaaagactggaaatacgggaaggggcaaacgaaacccaagggggtttgcgGAACACTTTCCGAACAAATTTAaatcttttccgaagaaaaaacacgttgaTTTGtacaaaggacgcgcgaggtcgactctccggggctcgacacggcaaaaaacacagccgtaccgagtgcggacgaaagaagactggccggctcgagccggtttcgggcgggaagatggccgcgcatgtgcggtgcgcgcgggcgcgcgagggctagcaaaggactttgctagtgaagattccgattggaggggctgcagtggacgtcaccccatcagtgagaacaagcagcctgcttgtcctcggagaatctgaAGTATATTACAAAAAACTTCAGCTATCACCAGAGAGATGATTCAAGGGGTTTATTCATTTGCTTATTTTACATGGGAGCTGTAGATACAAGAGAATCCTGTGAGAACCTTTGCACTaaatggaactgtgtttaaaaatgttaagtagcTTTGACAGCTTTGAAATGTAAATATCAAGTAATTTTATTCagtgggaggaaaaaaaaaactgtacaattCAAACCACATTACATGTTGTAAACTTTGTATTGTCTTAGATGTTTTTTTTATAGCATGAAATAAAATAACcttatttagatttattaggattttttctaccagctttttgaaggaattcactcaaggtggtgcacagtaagaataaatcaaacatgaacaatagacaattacagcagtaaaaatattcaaataacaatacaaaatatggcatagtatactacttatgtcaacacagtacataacattttaattgacagtgaagggtataagcacaGATGGACCACATAAATAAGagcagttagaaaataagggggtctttttactaaagtgcactgaaatacggcctgcagtagtgtagacacgtgttttgggcacgcaaagaatcatttttcagcgcacctaaaaaaattgcctttaatatttttgccaaaaatgaacatgcagcaaaattaaaattgccacgtgtctatTTTGAGTCTGAAAACTTACCGCCaggcattgacctagcagtaaagtctcacatggtaaccgggcgataatgacctgcgtgcgtccaaaaataaaaaatctcatatgcatgccaaaaatgaaattaccgcaaaagttacatggtagccaggcagtaagtccattttggcacatgttgggcacgcgtagacgcttacgcggcttagtaaaagggccccaaggtgACTAatctaaagaaagttgcacgtgatgTCAGAGATATGactaaatgttatctcagctatgTCAGAAACAAGAAGTATCTGAATCTCCTTAATGCAGTATGGGGTAAGTTGTacatatagccccccccccccccccccccccccccaaaaaaaaaaaaaaaaatattattttttgcaattttgtaagccacagtttatagaatagtgattatGCCCGGGAATTGCATCTAACAGGTACAGCCAtttccaccaactgaaatgtggcacAAATGTGCGTGCTTACATTAGGTACGtagccccattattctataacaatgcacgttaaTTTTAAGAACACTACCCATGACCACTcatttctgcgcccccttttcaaattgcatgtaaattttaggtgcataaAAGTTCAATATTCTTTGCCTTTATCTGAATACAAATCCAGAGAGTTacaacatctttttttcttttcctaaatTATCcagacactgaatattgccagtctcTGGCTAAATCACAGCTGTGCCCAGACTGTAGTGATTTTCAATGTCATGATCCAGATACTGCTTCTGAAAAGCCAGGACTAATCCTGGTCAGtactacatatttttttttatactacAACATATGTTCATTTTTAAaacattaaataataaaaacaacacaGCATGCCACTGGTCCATCCATACTTTGAGATCATACTTTTATTATGGTAAAAAGATTGAAATTCCAAGCCTGTATTTGTATACTTTCAAGCGGTAGCATCTTTAAGTGGTGTTGCACTGTTAAGCTTGTATGTGTTGGCTGGAGTCCGTCTTTTCAACTCTCGGGCCATCTGACAGACAGCAAAAGGCCAGCAGCAGTATACAGCAACCCAGTCATCACCTATCGTACCCTGGAGAGCGCAAGGTTATTTTCAAATCCATTAAATAAGTCAAGATCTGCTTCCCAGTTTAATATACAAGTCCcgattgttgggggagggggaagagcactGCATTCCATCCAATATCTTATCCTGTACTTTACCTTCTTTCCACTTGCATTGAGTCTTTATCGAGCACATTACACACCATCTCAGCTTGTTTTTATATACACTAGTGTCCAGTGGTCTGCTACTAAATTTTTAACAAGCTCTCTCCATGTGTAGCAAGCcctgcaaaatttttttttttttttttggggggggggggaggatggaggaACACTGCAATCTTCTCCCCTCCTctgtgtgggcacgctaggcatactgaGCCTAAATAGACTGCCACTGCACAAGTAGTCCCAaaaactcaaaacaaaaaaacccctacCTCTCTGGTAGAACAAATCAAATAGAACATCCACAACCAGGAGAATATAACAAATgtatagaaaagaggagagcCCTCagaaatttagggggtcttttactaaagagtgctAGAATTTTTGGTGCGtgtaaacgctagagacgcccataggaatacattggcatctctagcgtttagcgcaccttagtaaaacttAAACCCCCATGTGGTAGTCACTGAAGACCACTTATGGGTGGAACActgcacttcattcattgggccGCTCGCTCGCTCACAGTGCTAATTTTTCATGTGCAATCATCTGCTCCATTTGTGCTAATACAAATACACTGCAAATAACCAACTAAGCCAGCACAAATGACATCAAAATGTAAGAAACTTatcttgtgagctgagccctgCACCGGTCAAAAGACCAAACGCTGCTAGTGTCCTACTTTCCTGGCTTTAGAGACCTGTTTGCCTTCAGGTCAGATATTTTACAGACATTTACCAACAACCCATATAATTTTTGTACTTTAAATGCACGACAAGTTGATCAATATAGCCCTATTGTATAACAAGGCAGTCCACATTTCTAGACAGAGGCCTAGATTTTTAAGTAGGGCTTctgaatggaaaatgtattttgttGCATTGTTGCATTTTAGCATAACTTACATCATTTTAGTGTACATAAAAGGCATTTAGGGAGTGCAAGATTGAACAAAAtgacatttttgttctgtttcattttttataaaatgttttatttataagaattcaaTTATCAtacaatcaagaaaaaaaaaagcatgttgtACAGAAAATCTCAGCCCACTTATAACAAGGCTCAACACGTATATTGATGGGTCAAGCCCAAGTTCACCTTATATGTAGGGGGGGGCAGAGATAGGAAAATCAGAAGAAAAGAATGTTACTCATAATACTCAAGTGTTTAGTGAAGGGCTGTGAAAACCTACCAAAATACAAGTTTCCCTTGAGGTACCACCAACaccaggatcaggcactacagaTGAAGCTATGGGCTTCTTGGCTGCTAGAAAGCTAgttaagggcttttttttttttttttttacaaagccatgctagcaattcccacgtggcaaatgagaagaagcccagaGGAATCATTAGTGTGACTTTGTAAGAGAGGCCCTAAATGAGCTGGACCAAAAAATGTATACCACACCAATTGGTAATCAATAAGTCATTTACAGGTAAGCTTCAAAAAATAATGCACCCAACTGCAAAACTCCAGGTTTTAAAAGAAGAAATTGTGTTCTCTTCCTTTGTCTCTCTCGTGAGACACCAGGAAATATTAATcttcaaattaagaaaaaaagtcTTATCATGCTTTCACATGTTCTAAGTTCGATTATGCAGGTGTTACTCAGTTTGAACTAAAACATCTACAAATACTCAAACATGCTGCTCATTTCCTCTGCTGTATCAAAAGATGCAACCATGTTACTCCACTCCTTCAACAATTGCATTAGCTTCCGTCATATAAAGTTCCAAATTCCTACCTTGACTTTCAAGACACTTCACACTGCCACAAAGGCATATCTTTCTTCTCTTATAATCCCTTACATCACACCTTAGTTCTTTGAATGACCACAGACGAGTTTTACCTGTCCCTTCCCAGGCAAAATTAGAATCAACCAGAAATAGGGCATTTGATTTTCTTGCCCCTAGATTATGGAACAATCTGCCCTTATAATGCACTCTGAACAATCGTATAAAGGCATTTAAAGCTTCCCTAAAAACCTacttttttcactgctgcttttggataAGTAGCAGGGATCTGGTCAGTCAGCCTATATTGTGGAATCTGAAAATTTGAGTATTTTCAATGGTTTCTATTTGTATTTTATCTAATTTAGACTTTGCtttaattttatttgaatttagttttTAATGGATTGTTCGCAATTCTGAGTGCATTGGTTCTTTCCTATAGTTATTTCAGTTTCCCTTCCTTTTCATTCCTaggattgtacactgctttgacttGCCTTTGGCAAATGTAGTAGTATaaaaagaagggctaccttcgaaagctaatcaaaagattaattgttagtccaataaaaaaaaaggtatgatcttattttcttttctatattttgatttctattacaaataaaccataaacaccTGACCTGAAGGTGATTCTGCCTTTGAAAGcatgtcaaaaatgtatttagtccaataacgTCATCACTTTAGATTTATTACCTTTGTGGTGGACTAACATGACAATCAACACTACTTTATCCAAAAAATACTCAGAAGAGAAAGACTTGAGTAAATAAATATAGGCCGGGGTTGAATTAATCTGGATCTAAATCTAGATTGATAATACATCACTACATCATGTATGTCATTGTCTAGGGATTGAATTATTAACTAAGATGTACAACAGTATTAGCAATGAACAGGTTGGTTTGGCTGTATTAGGAGCACTCAGGACTAAGCTGAATGATTTTTGTGCAACTGTTCTAGGCTATAATTCTTTTAACAcaatttttccttaaaaaaaatttatcaCAGACCTACCTGTATTTTATGTCTTTCTCTGATGCCTGCCCTCAGCGCTAACGTGGACCCTGGCAGCAATGGCAAACAAAAACATTCCCCATAATGCTTTGCAAGGTGGCATTCTAGACACATAAGGCAACACGCTCCGCCGATGCCTGTTGAGAGCCGTAAATTAGAAGAGCTAAACACAAATAGCTTTATGCAGGAATTTACTGATTTAATGATCTTTTATTTCTGAACCTTAAAGTTTGCTCCACTTGATGCACAgcaaaaagggaagggaagggaagcctGAAATGCAAATGGTATATATAAGTGAGGCTCAAACTTTTTCCATTTGGAACATATATAACTCATCTAAAGTACTCCAAAACTGGAGTAAAAGGCTTAAATATGAGAGTTTCCAGTCTATAGGGTTTTACCAGTTTTGTGCCTACTAGTCGAGTGGCTTCAAGGATGCGCCGGGGAGCATCACATAATGTTTTTGAGTCATTTTGTGAACCAGCAAGCAGTAAAACATGCAAACTTGAAAGGAAGGGGGGGTCCCCTAAAAGCAATTGTTGGTCTTGGCCATGGACGTTTTAACTGACATGTGACAGCATTATGTGACAAGGCCGAAGCCATAGCCACCATCTTGATACATTCAAACCAAAGCAAACTATTGGTGCACACCAAGCCATGCATAGGCGATTCTTATATCTAATAAGCGTTTACTATTGTTTTGGATGACTCAATATGGCAGCAaatccgcctactggcttcaggccagataatgggccactATCTCCCTGCTCTGGACACTCTAGCCAATACTGTctatggaaaaatgttttgtatgagggccctttttcaaagcagAGCAATAAAATGAGGGTTAAACTGTATAATAGTCAACCATGTGTGTGCGCCCCAGAGGAGTAAGTATGGTTTTAGGCCCCAATTTGATAGCAAAATGCCAGGGCACGCATAAAGGTAGGCCATTGGGTTAGTATACCCAAGATATGTTATAACATTATCTGGAACAAATACATTAATTTTATCAAAATACAAAAAGGGTTCAGACACTTACAAACAACTTTATCATTGCAAGCTGTAAAAAGGCCAGTGCTCCACTCTCCTCCTGTTTGGGTGACTGTAGGAATGCCAGTGGGGTTGACCCCTACACCAGCAGGTTGAATTACCACAGGCGGCAATGACTTTTTGTTCCAGCTAAAAATCAGACAACACACAGTTGTATTCTTGGAAGATACTTAATGTTCATAAGATTCACCATTCTACAGCCTGAAAGAGCCCCAATGCAGAACTTTACAGCATATATACACACAATCCCACTTCTCCTTGCCTATAGAGCTAGTGTTGATCATTCCTAGTGTCTACAACCAGAAATGCCTCTGAAGACCTCTGGACTGCTAATTATGTAACATACATGTTAAGAAATAATAACTAAGTGAAGTGGGTGGCTCAGTGCATCGGCTTTACAACCCCAGCGCAAAAAAATAGTTGTACAAACTTTGCTCCATTCCTCCACCATCATAGAGTGGACCCACTGTGCGTTCTTACTAAGTGTTCTTCATGAAACTTGTATTTTTGAATGGCTTGATACAAAGCTATTTCAAAACACTTAACTTATAGCCACATAGCTCCACTGATGCAACACCGGCTTTCATTGCAACACTGAAGTCCAAACTTCACCATACCCATGCCATCACAGTAAGTTACCATGCTCATGTGGTAACAGTAATTGTTAATTCATACATTAATTGCTTAACAGGTAATGTAAcccctaagatttttttttttaatgcacacacAAATCCCTGAATTCTCATTGAAAAATTTCCTTCATATCTTCCATGACCCCACAATCTAAAGGCACCTGTGTGTCATGTATTACTCCAAGattaaaaagggagggggagggagcagcaaCCAACATGCAGGACACAAAATGAACTCCATAGAATAACCTACACAAAAATAATTCCTTCAAATCTAAGCCTGTGccaaatgctacaaaataagtacaagaGGCTCACCATTCATTATGGCCTATATCGGAAAACAAAAGGTCATCGTCTTCTGGATTGGTTGGAAAACTCAAGCTATTACACGTGTTAGGCAAAGATGTCTCCTTTCCCCTAGCAAAGCAGTAACTGCTATATCTACTCATTAGGTGTGCAAAATTAAATATAAGTCCTCCCTGACTGCCTCTGAATACATTCAGTGTGAAAGTGTGAACTGCCAACTCAGCAACGTCATCACAAAAGACGGAATCCTGATGGCACAATGACATCCTGGGCTGGGGAAAGATGACAACGGCAGACGTGAAACCACCTGCTGCTTCATTAGGATAAATGCATAGagaacaaaaacttttttttttttaatagtttttccgttttgaaaatggctatattccccacttgaattttggacgttagacgtcatatcgaaaatgccctccaagtaactctgtaagtctaagtgctttgaaaatacacctcaatatGGAGCAGAATTTGTACCTTTTACTCCAACATCTTTTTCTTATATTAATATTCATATCTATAGTGggagacatttttctattttggatcatttaatttttccaCAAAGGGCTCTCTTATTGCTGAAATAATTTCTGAAGCAGGGAACTGAAGGGATGCATAAATATTTATTGAGAAAATGAAATAtggacaaaatttaaaaaaaaaaacacaccaaaatataCTTCTTTTAAATATGTCATGGTATGTGGCTCTTAAAAAGTATCCATTTAATAAAACTTGATATTCCACATTTTATATCAGAATAGTACATACACAATCGAGTCCCACAACTTTTAAACTGTCTTCTTGAGGATGTACCTATCGTCTAATGTAGACCTGCTTATTCGTGCAGTGACCAGTTCAGCAACCTCAAAAATAGTCATTTACCCATCAGCCTAGTTTACAAGATCCTTATAGCACTATCTACAAAGGCGTGTAATTCCAGC
Coding sequences:
- the PLAC8L1 gene encoding PLAC8-like protein 1; amino-acid sequence: MSLCHQDSVFCDDVAELAVHTFTLNVFRGSQGGLIFNFAHLMSRYSSYCFARGKETSLPNTCNSLSFPTNPEDDDLLFSDIGHNECWNKKSLPPVVIQPAGVGVNPTGIPTVTQTGGEWSTGLFTACNDKVVCIGGACCLMCLECHLAKHYGECFCLPLLPGSTLALRAGIRERHKIQGTIGDDWVAVYCCWPFAVCQMARELKRRTPANTYKLNSATPLKDATA